One Athene noctua chromosome 32, bAthNoc1.hap1.1, whole genome shotgun sequence genomic region harbors:
- the RTN3 gene encoding reticulon-3 isoform X2, with protein MADPVAQSPFVSSSFSSGQPQLGGCGGAGSASCAVHELLFWRDVRKTGIVFGASLLLLLSLATLSAVSVVAHLALALLSVTISLRVYKAVVQAVQKSEEGHPFRAYLDLDLTLSPETFQAHATAVALHLNQALRLLLRLFLVEDLVDSLKLALAMWLLTYVGAIFNGITLLILAELLAFTLPPLYEKYKVQIDHYVGIARHQIKDLVAKIQAKLPGLAKKKPE; from the exons atgGCCGATCCCGTTGCTCAATCCCCGTTcgtctcttcttccttctcctccggTCAACCACAGCTTGGAGGTTGCGGGGGCGCTGGCTCCGCCTCCTGCGCCG TCCACGAGCTCCTGTTTTGGCGGGATGTGAGGAAGACGGGGATCGTCTTCGGcgccagcctcctcctcctcctctcgctGGCCACCCTCAGCGCCGTCAGCGTGGTCGCCCACCTCGCCCTGGCCCTTCTCTCCGTCACCATCAGCCTCCGTGTCTACAAAGCCGTCGTCCAGGCCGTCCAGAAGTCGGAAGAGGGGCACCCCTTCAG GGCTTACCTGGACCTGGACTTGACCTTGTCCCCGGAGACCTTCCAGGCTCACGCCACCGCCGTCGCCCTCCACCTCAACCAGGCTCTGCGGTTGCTCCTCCGCCTCTTCTTAGTGGAAGATCTGGTGGATTCCTTAAAG CTGGCCCTGGCGATGTGGCTGCTGACCTACGTGGGAGCCATCTTCAACGGCATCACCCTCCTCATCCTCG CCGAGCTGTTGGCCTTCACCCTCCCGCCCCTCTACGAGAAGTACAAG GTGCAGATCGATCACTACGTGGGTATCGCCCGGCACCAGATCAAGGACCTCGTGGCCAA GATCCAGGCGAAGCTCCCGGGTCTGGCCAAGAAGAAGCCGGAATAA
- the RTN3 gene encoding reticulon-3 isoform X1 translates to MHSFTNELLSWDLVERNGDNDDGDNDDGDNDDGDNTGDDPGDAAGANAGAEGDSSGDSDDTVIEEAPIEDPHGAGVAVTDVVTAPSPPFTETPPRGAAVTARDWEEERLTLRALRELGDSPGDTPNFSRDLVESPPGMQLLPRLAVHELLFWRDVRKTGIVFGASLLLLLSLATLSAVSVVAHLALALLSVTISLRVYKAVVQAVQKSEEGHPFRAYLDLDLTLSPETFQAHATAVALHLNQALRLLLRLFLVEDLVDSLKLALAMWLLTYVGAIFNGITLLILAELLAFTLPPLYEKYKVQIDHYVGIARHQIKDLVAKIQAKLPGLAKKKPE, encoded by the exons ATGCACAGTTTCACCAACGAGTTGCTCAGCTGGGATTTGGTAGAACGAAACGGTGACAACGACGACGGTGACAACGATGACGGTGACAACGACGACGGTGACAACACCGGCGACGACCCCGGGGACGCCGCCGGCGCCAACGCCGGCGCCGAAGGCGACAGCTCGGGGGATTCCGACGACACCGTCATCGAGGAGGCACCGATCGAAGATCCCCACGGCGCCGGTGTCGCCGTCACCGACGTTGTCACCGCGCCGTCACCCCCTTTTACCGAAACACCCCCCCGTGGTGCCGCCGTCACCGCCCGGGATTGGGAGGAGGAACGGCTGACCCTGCGGGCGCTCCGGGAATTGGGGGATTCCCCTGGGGATACCCCGAATTTTTCCCGGGATCTGGTTGAATCCCCCCCGGGGATGCAACTTCTCCCCCGCCTGGCAg TCCACGAGCTCCTGTTTTGGCGGGATGTGAGGAAGACGGGGATCGTCTTCGGcgccagcctcctcctcctcctctcgctGGCCACCCTCAGCGCCGTCAGCGTGGTCGCCCACCTCGCCCTGGCCCTTCTCTCCGTCACCATCAGCCTCCGTGTCTACAAAGCCGTCGTCCAGGCCGTCCAGAAGTCGGAAGAGGGGCACCCCTTCAG GGCTTACCTGGACCTGGACTTGACCTTGTCCCCGGAGACCTTCCAGGCTCACGCCACCGCCGTCGCCCTCCACCTCAACCAGGCTCTGCGGTTGCTCCTCCGCCTCTTCTTAGTGGAAGATCTGGTGGATTCCTTAAAG CTGGCCCTGGCGATGTGGCTGCTGACCTACGTGGGAGCCATCTTCAACGGCATCACCCTCCTCATCCTCG CCGAGCTGTTGGCCTTCACCCTCCCGCCCCTCTACGAGAAGTACAAG GTGCAGATCGATCACTACGTGGGTATCGCCCGGCACCAGATCAAGGACCTCGTGGCCAA GATCCAGGCGAAGCTCCCGGGTCTGGCCAAGAAGAAGCCGGAATAA
- the SYVN1 gene encoding E3 ubiquitin-protein ligase synoviolin, translated as MLCTAAVMAGSLALTTAVVAHAYYLKHQFYPTVVYLTKSSPSMAVLYIQAFVLVFLLGKFMGKVFFGQLRAAEMEHLLERSWYAVTETCLAFTVFRDDFSPRFIALFTLLLFLKCFHWLAEDRVDFMERSPNISWLFHFRIVSLMFLLGILDFLFVNHAYHSILTRGASVQLVFGFEYAILITMVLTIFIKYVLHSIDLQNENPWDSKAVYMLYTELFTGFIKVLLYMAFMTIMIKVHTFPLFAIRPMYLAMRQFKKAVTDAIMSRRAIRNMNTLYPDATPEELQAMDNVCIICREEMVTGAKRLPCNHIFHTSCLRSWFQRQQTCPTCRMDVLRASLPAQPPPDPPEQPPPPPQTPQIPQPPNFPQGILPPFPPGMFPFWPPVGPFPPVPGVQPPNGADNPAPSSGTAAASATRPGDAANTASEPAAAPAPGFPFPPPWMGMPWPPLFGFPPMPVPPAGFAGLTEEELRAMEGHDRQNLEARLQCLQNIHTLLDAAMVQINQYLTVLATIGSPRPAPPDTSGAATPTPGTSSSPDAAPPAEAFGAEEEEEEEEEEEEGGAEGSSPLDEPDTAELRRRRLQKLAAPPH; from the exons ATGCTCTGCACGGCGGCGGTGATGGCGGGCAGCCTGGCGCTGACAACGGCCGTGGTGGCTCACGCTTATTACCTCAAGCACCAATTTTACCCCACCGTGGTTTATCTGACCAAATCCAGCCCCAGCATGGCC gttctCTACATCCAGGCTTTCGTCTTGGTGTTTCTGCTGGGAAAATTCATGGGAAAAGTGTTTTTTGGGCAACTGAGGGCGGCCGAAATGGAG cacctcctggagCGCTCGTGGTACGCGGTGACCGAGACCTGCCTGGCCTTCACCGTCTTCAGGGACGACTTCAGCCCTCGCTTCATCGCCCTCTtcaccctcctcctcttcctcaagtGCTTCCACTGGTTGGCTGAAGACCGGGTGGACttt atgGAGAGGAGCCCCAACATCTCGTGGCTCTTCCACTTCCGGATCGTCT cCCTGATGTTCCTGCTGGGAATCCTGGATTTCCTCTTTGTTAACCACGCCTACCACAGCATCCTGACGCGAGGAGCCTCCGTCCAGCTCGTTTTTGGCTTCGAG TACGCCATCCTCATCACCATGGTGCTCACCATCTTCATCAAGTACGTCCTGCACTCCATCGACCTGCAGAACGAGAACCCTTGGGACAGCAAAGCTGTCTACATGCTCTACACGGAGCTTTTCACCG GTTTCATCAAAGTCCTCCTCTACATGGCCTTCATGACCATCATGATCAAGGTTCACACCTTCCCGCTCTTTGCCATCCGCCCCATGTACCTGGCCATGAG GCAGTTCAAGAAAGCAGTGACGGACGCCATCATGTCCCGCCGGGCCATCCGCAACATGAACACGCT GTACCCCGACGCCACGCCGGAGGAGCTGCAGGCCATGGACAACGTCTGCATCATCTGCCGCGAGGAGATGGTGACGGGCGCCAAACGCCTGCCCTGCAACCACATCTTCCACACCAG ctgcctgcgGTCGTGGTTCCAGCGCCAGCAGACGTGTCCCACCTGCCGCATGGACGTTCTCCGCGCCTCCCTCCCGGCACAGCCGCCTCCAGACCCCCCGGAGcaacccccgccgcctccccagaccccccaaatccctcaaCCCCCCAACT TTCCCCAAGGAAtcctcccccctttcccaccGGGAATGTTTCCCTTTTGGCCACCGGTTGGTCCCTTCCCGCCTGTTCCCGGCGTTCAACCACCCAACGGCGCCGACAACCCCGCGCCGAGCTCCGGCACCGCCGCCGCTTCCG CCACCAGGCCCGGCGACGCCGCCAACACCGCGTCGGAacccgccgccgcgccggcgcCGGGtttccccttcccgccgccgtGGATGGGGATGCCGTGGCCGCCtctttttg GTTTCCCGCCGATGCCGGTGCCGCCGGCCGGTTTCGCCGGGTTGACGGAGGAAGAGCTTCGGGCCATGGAGGGTCACGACCGGCAGAACCTGGAGGCGCGGCTGCAGTGTCTGCAGAACATCCACACGCTGCTCGACGCCGCCATGGTGCAGATCAACCAGTACCTGACGGTGCTGGCCACCATCGG gtcgccccgccctgccccgcccgaCACCTCCGGGGCGGCCACGCCCACACCCGGCACCTCCTCGTCCCCCGACGCCG ctccccccgccGAAGCCTTCGGcgccgaggaggaggaagaggaggaggaggaggaggaggagggcggggcCGAAGGCTCCTCCCCGCTGGACGAACCCGACACGGCCGAGCTGCGCCGACGCCGGTTACAGAAACTGGCGGCGCCTCCGCACTGA